In Nitrososphaerota archaeon, the following proteins share a genomic window:
- the moaC gene encoding cyclic pyranopterin monophosphate synthase MoaC, with amino-acid sequence MVDIHAKEAVYREAVAEGKIVLRPETVALIRAGKVEKGDPVQIATLAGIQASKLTPLLMPLCHPLKIESTDVKVEVEDWGLKVSAKVAATDKTGVEMEALTAVAAALLNIWDVVKMYEKDKDGQYPYTAIKEIRVVSKVKKKV; translated from the coding sequence ATGGTTGATATCCACGCAAAAGAGGCGGTTTACCGCGAAGCTGTGGCTGAGGGTAAGATTGTTCTTAGACCTGAAACTGTAGCGTTGATACGGGCTGGTAAGGTTGAGAAGGGTGATCCTGTGCAGATCGCTACCCTAGCTGGCATACAAGCATCTAAGCTGACACCCCTCCTTATGCCCCTCTGCCACCCACTGAAGATCGAGAGCACCGATGTTAAAGTGGAGGTAGAGGACTGGGGGCTAAAGGTCTCTGCTAAAGTCGCCGCTACAGACAAGACGGGTGTTGAGATGGAGGCGCTGACCGCTGTTGCTGCGGCGCTGCTCAACATCTGGGATGTGGTTAAGATGTATGAGAAGGACAAAGACGGGCAGTACCCTTACACGGCTATAAAAGAGATCAGAGTGGTAAGTAAGGTGAAGAAGAAGGTTTGA
- a CDS encoding MogA/MoaB family molybdenum cofactor biosynthesis protein: MKPHEEHRSKGKKNVTISIITVSTSRYEKMKKNLPFEDESADTAAKIIEEAGFTIRNRKVVDDHRGLIRLEVLKSVYEDGSDVVILTGGTGLSSRDVTVEAVRPLLDKELEGFSEIFRSESFKEVGSAAYLSRALAGSLDGRLVFCLPGSPEAVRLGLKLILPEIPHALYIAGT; the protein is encoded by the coding sequence TTGAAGCCGCACGAAGAGCACAGAAGTAAAGGTAAGAAGAATGTGACAATCTCGATAATAACGGTCAGCACATCGCGATACGAAAAGATGAAGAAGAATCTACCGTTTGAAGATGAATCGGCAGATACGGCTGCGAAAATAATAGAGGAAGCGGGATTCACCATAAGAAACAGAAAGGTTGTTGATGACCATAGGGGTTTGATAAGGCTTGAGGTGTTGAAGAGCGTCTATGAAGATGGAAGCGACGTAGTCATACTTACAGGCGGGACTGGGCTCTCAAGCAGAGATGTTACAGTAGAAGCGGTCAGACCGCTTTTGGATAAGGAGTTAGAGGGGTTCTCAGAAATCTTCAGATCAGAGAGCTTCAAAGAGGTTGGATCAGCGGCTTACCTAAGCAGAGCGTTAGCTGGTAGTTTAGATGGTAGATTGGTATTTTGCTTACCCGGCTCCCCAGAAGCTGTTAGGCTGGGGCTTAAACTGATCCTTCCAGAGATCCCTCACGCCCTCTACATAGCGGGAACCTAG